Within the Microbacterium terricola genome, the region GGCATCCACTCCCGCGTGATCCCCGAGGGGCGACGGCTCACGCCCGGCGCAACGGGCCCCCTCCACACCCTGCGGATCGTCTATCGAGCGCGCGTCACGGGCGGGGCGCTCCGCAACGAGAAGGACGGCTCGACCGACCGGGCCGAGTGGTTCCCTCTGGCCGAAGTGCCGGAACTGCAGCGCGTGAAGCTCGTCGACATCGGGCTTGAGATGGCCGGGCTCGACTGAGACGTCAGTCGGCGGCCTGCGAGATGTCGGCCACCGTCGCGCCGTAAGCGGCGATCAGCGCGTCGGCGTCGACGAACAGGCTGTACCCGTGCGCACCGGCCCCCATGGCGATCCGTTCGCCCACGATGCGCTCGTCTGCGAACACGGGCCAGTCGGTGCTGCTGCCGATCGGCACGATCGTTCCTCGCTCGTATCCCGTCGCGGCGAGGGCGCGCTCCGGGTCGGGCAGCTGCAGCTTGTTCACCCCGACCACGGCGCGCAGCTTCGGCCAGGAGATCGCACGGTCGCCCGGGACCAGCGCGAACAGATACGTGTCGTCGCTGCGTTTGACCACGAGCGTCTTCACGATGCCCGCGGTCGGCAGGCCGAGCAGCGCGGCAGCCTCGACCAGGCTCCTCGCCGCGGGTCGCTCCCGGATCTCGACGTCCAGCCCGCGAGCGGATGCCGCGGCCCGGACACGTTCGAGCCCTTCAGCGGGCGGTGCGTCCGTCACCAGAGGATGAGGGTCACGCGTCGGGTGCGCGCAGCGGGTCGTCCGCGACCCAGAGCTCGTCGTCGGCACGCAGGGTCTGCCAGGCGGCGTACAGCACGCCGACCGCAGCGGCGATGCCGAGGATGATCGCGATGACTCCGCCGGGGCCGATGCTCTTCTTCTTCGGCGCCGTGCCGAGCTTCGCCGCGAGACGATTCGTGACGTCCTTGCCGTACTTGTCGGCGAGCTTGGCGTACGACGAGCCGTCGAGCGACGGCAGCCCGCGTCCGGAGGACAGGTGCGCGCGGGTGTCGTTCGCCGCGTCCCAGACGGACAGTGCGGAGCCGACCACGGCGCCGGTCGCCGGCACGACCCGGTCAGCGAGCACGTGACGAGAGAACTTGACGCTCTTGTCGACATACGGGGCCGCGTACTTCTCGTACGAGTGCTGCACCTGCGGCACGACCTGCTCGCGTCCGTAGTGTCCGAGCTGCCTGCTCGCTTCACGGGCGACGTCCGCGGCCTCGCCGACCAGAACCTGCTGCGACTCCCACAGCTTGTTCGCGTGCTGCTGCAGCTTGTGGAGTTCCTTCTGGCGCTTACGGCTGAGGCTCATGGGTGCCCTCCCTGTCGATGGGGACGTTGGAAACCCCATCTTGCCAGACGGCACCACGCACTCAAGGGGGGATCGACAGAACTCTGAGAGAATGAGAGCATGCCCCAGCACACTGCCGTTGCCACCATCCACACCAACCACGGCGACATCGTGGTCAACCTGTTCGGCGATCACGCCCCGCGCACGGTGCAGAACTTCGTCGGCCTGGCCGACGGTTCGCTGCCGTGGACCGACCCGAAGACCGGCAAGCCCGGCGAGGGCCCGCTGTACCAGGACGTCGTCTTCCACCGCATCATCCCCAACTTCATGATCCAGGGCGGCGACCCGCTCGGTCAGGGCGTCGGCGGCCCCGGCTACACCTTCAACGACGAGATCCACCCCGAGCTGCAGTTCGGCTCGCCCTACCTGCTCGCCATGGCGAACGCCGGTCTCCGCCGCAACGCGATCACCGGCAAGGCCGAGGGCACCAACGGATCGCAGTTCTTCATCACCACGGATCCGACGCCGTGGCTGAACGGCAAGCACACCATCTTCGGCGAGGTCGCCGACGACGCATCACGTGCGGTCGTCGACGCGATCAGCGCCGTGCCGACCGGCGCGGGCGACCGCCCGATCGAGCCCGTCGTGCTGCAGTCCATCGACGTCGTCGCGGTCTAGCAGCGCGTCCGTCCGTGTCCACCGACGCCTTCCGAAGCAACCGAGACAACTTCTGCTACCGGCATCCGGACCGGCCGAGCTTCGTGCTCTGCCAGCGGTGCCTGCGCACGATCTGTCCCGAATGCCAGACGCAGGCGGCGGTGGGCGTCATCTGCCCCGAGTGCATGGGTGAGCAGCGCAAGTCTGCGACCACCGCGCAGCGCAAGGCCGAGCGGCGGTGGTCGCGCCCCCGCGCGATCGCTGCCGACTCGCGCCCCGTGGTCACGTACGGGATCATCGGCCTGACGCTGCTGGTCTACCTGCTGCAACTGATCCCGGCACTCGGTGTCCAGAGCGCACTGGCGTTCAACAGCGCGTTCCTCTTCCCCGGATCCGTCGTGCCGTTCGAGCCGTGGCGTCTGCTCACCGTGCTGCTCGTGCACGGCAGCTTCATCCACGTCGCCCTCAACATGCTCGCGGTCTACATGATCGGGCAGAGCCTCGAACCGCTCCTCGGACACGGGCGCTACCTGGCGCTCTACCTGATCTCGGGCCTCGGCGGCTCGGTGGGCGTCGCGCTCATCGCGCCGGGCACGTGGGTCGTGGGCGCATCCGGCGCGGTGTTCGGGATGCTGGGCGCCCTGCTGGTGATCGGCAGGCACATCGGCGCCAACATCCGCGGCATCCTGATCGTCCTCGGCATCAACCTGGTGATCGGGTTCCTGCCCGGATTCAACGTCTCCTGGCAGGCGCACATCGGCGGCCTGCTGGCGGGCGCCCTGGTCGGACTGATCTACGCGCGCACTCGTGCGCTGCGCCAGCGGGGGCTGCAGATCGCGCTGCTGACGGCACTCACCATCGGGATGCTCGCGCTCCTGGTGATCCCGCCGCTGCTGTACGTCTGAGAGTTATCCACAGGTTCATCCACACATGGGGATGAATTACACCGGTGTGATTATCGCCAGCGGGTGGTCATCAGGAAGCCGACGAAGGCGATGCCGAAGCCGATGACGAGATTCCAGGCACCGATGCCGGGAATCGGGAACTGCGTGTTGCTCAAGTAGAAGACGAGCACCCATACGAGCCCCACGAGCATCAGCCCGATCATGATCGGCTTGAACCACACCGGGTT harbors:
- a CDS encoding NUDIX hydrolase: MDLRVAAYAVIVDDERNILLAHWNEGRRAAWTLPGGGLEPGEDPENATRREVREETGYRVALGELLGIHSRVIPEGRRLTPGATGPLHTLRIVYRARVTGGALRNEKDGSTDRAEWFPLAEVPELQRVKLVDIGLEMAGLD
- a CDS encoding aminoacyl-tRNA deacylase — translated: MTDAPPAEGLERVRAAASARGLDVEIRERPAARSLVEAAALLGLPTAGIVKTLVVKRSDDTYLFALVPGDRAISWPKLRAVVGVNKLQLPDPERALAATGYERGTIVPIGSSTDWPVFADERIVGERIAMGAGAHGYSLFVDADALIAAYGATVADISQAAD
- a CDS encoding DNA helicase, which encodes MSLSRKRQKELHKLQQHANKLWESQQVLVGEAADVAREASRQLGHYGREQVVPQVQHSYEKYAAPYVDKSVKFSRHVLADRVVPATGAVVGSALSVWDAANDTRAHLSSGRGLPSLDGSSYAKLADKYGKDVTNRLAAKLGTAPKKKSIGPGGVIAIILGIAAAVGVLYAAWQTLRADDELWVADDPLRAPDA
- a CDS encoding peptidylprolyl isomerase; translated protein: MPQHTAVATIHTNHGDIVVNLFGDHAPRTVQNFVGLADGSLPWTDPKTGKPGEGPLYQDVVFHRIIPNFMIQGGDPLGQGVGGPGYTFNDEIHPELQFGSPYLLAMANAGLRRNAITGKAEGTNGSQFFITTDPTPWLNGKHTIFGEVADDASRAVVDAISAVPTGAGDRPIEPVVLQSIDVVAV
- a CDS encoding rhomboid family intramembrane serine protease, coding for MSTDAFRSNRDNFCYRHPDRPSFVLCQRCLRTICPECQTQAAVGVICPECMGEQRKSATTAQRKAERRWSRPRAIAADSRPVVTYGIIGLTLLVYLLQLIPALGVQSALAFNSAFLFPGSVVPFEPWRLLTVLLVHGSFIHVALNMLAVYMIGQSLEPLLGHGRYLALYLISGLGGSVGVALIAPGTWVVGASGAVFGMLGALLVIGRHIGANIRGILIVLGINLVIGFLPGFNVSWQAHIGGLLAGALVGLIYARTRALRQRGLQIALLTALTIGMLALLVIPPLLYV
- a CDS encoding cell division protein CrgA: MARPGKDDDATVEHTEGEAAPNPVWFKPIMIGLMLVGLVWVLVFYLSNTQFPIPGIGAWNLVIGFGIAFVGFLMTTRWR